The Kroppenstedtia pulmonis genome has a segment encoding these proteins:
- a CDS encoding NUDIX hydrolase has translation MNRPYKIAAKAIIFDNDHVLVLRKSLAERNAKDTHGWDFPGGGLEPAEPLMDALYREVLEETGLRIRVIGPAYIYDDIQEEKHLIIIKFACYQPSGDLRISAEHESYQWTPISELAQAEYPEWMKEEIRRAYRIFMEHQPE, from the coding sequence ATGAACAGACCCTATAAAATCGCAGCAAAAGCGATTATCTTTGATAATGATCACGTGTTGGTTTTACGGAAGTCTTTGGCGGAACGAAATGCCAAAGATACTCATGGATGGGATTTCCCTGGTGGGGGATTGGAACCGGCAGAACCTTTGATGGATGCTTTATACAGGGAGGTTTTGGAGGAAACCGGACTCCGGATCCGGGTGATTGGACCTGCCTATATTTATGATGATATCCAGGAAGAGAAACACCTGATCATTATCAAATTTGCCTGTTATCAGCCTTCCGGTGATCTCAGAATAAGTGCGGAGCATGAGAGTTACCAGTGGACACCGATCAGCGAGTTGGCTCAGGCAGAGTATCCGGAGTGGATGAAGGAAGAGATTCGCAGAGCATATCGTATTTTTATGGAACATCAACCGGAATAA
- a CDS encoding PaaI family thioesterase: MTLDSLWSELQDLSANEVETIHKLVQALKRTRVSPLAYIEELMNFQSLGYDEDKEVYMHRMLVTDELKNRYKILHGGITATFIDTAMGSTIFQDLGVDRRSVTLDLNVSFLKPGTNGWLTAYTHLIKKGRTIVVMETKVRDEQSHLIARASSTFFRLS, from the coding sequence ATGACCTTGGATAGTTTGTGGAGTGAACTGCAAGATTTAAGTGCCAATGAAGTGGAAACGATCCATAAGCTGGTTCAGGCATTGAAGCGAACCAGGGTGAGTCCATTGGCATATATTGAAGAACTGATGAACTTTCAGTCCTTGGGTTATGATGAAGATAAAGAAGTATATATGCATCGCATGCTGGTTACGGATGAGCTGAAAAATCGGTACAAGATTTTACATGGAGGGATTACAGCCACCTTCATTGATACCGCCATGGGCTCCACCATCTTTCAGGACTTGGGAGTGGACCGGCGTTCCGTGACATTGGATTTAAACGTGAGTTTTTTGAAGCCCGGAACAAACGGTTGGTTGACTGCTTATACCCATTTAATTAAAAAAGGGCGGACGATTGTGGTGATGGAGACGAAAGTAAGGGATGAACAGAGTCATTTAATTGCCCGAGCCTCAAGTACCTTTTTCCGCCTAAGCTAA
- a CDS encoding GAF domain-containing protein, with the protein MFDIQQVEGSKEKRYQNLLQQVKGVLEDETDWLPNLANSASLLYHCLDRVNWAGYYLLRNDELVLGPFMGLPACIRIPLGKGVCGTAAVEGKTLVVPDVMKFPGHIPCDAASRSEIVIPLESEGKLLGVLDIDSPVGERFDDEDRYYLEQFVRLLISKTDWTNI; encoded by the coding sequence TTGTTTGACATTCAACAAGTGGAAGGGTCAAAAGAAAAACGTTACCAAAATCTTTTACAGCAGGTAAAGGGAGTGCTGGAAGATGAGACAGACTGGCTGCCTAATTTGGCCAACTCCGCATCCCTCTTGTACCATTGTTTGGACAGAGTAAATTGGGCCGGATATTATTTACTCCGCAATGATGAATTGGTGTTGGGCCCCTTTATGGGATTACCTGCTTGTATCCGCATTCCCTTGGGAAAAGGTGTATGTGGTACTGCGGCAGTCGAGGGTAAAACCCTTGTCGTACCGGATGTAATGAAGTTTCCTGGACATATTCCTTGTGATGCAGCCAGCCGGTCGGAAATTGTGATACCCTTGGAATCTGAAGGGAAGCTCCTCGGTGTATTGGATATCGACAGCCCGGTTGGGGAACGGTTTGACGATGAAGATCGGTATTATCTGGAGCAATTTGTCCGGTTATTGATCAGCAAAACGGATTGGACCAATATTTAA
- a CDS encoding aminopeptidase — protein MRDPRMTKLAYLLVNHSIEVKKGDRVLIDIFGDESRELARALIPEIYQAGGYPFFQLNDHTLLRTQLLGTTIEHMDQIAGYAYQQMKEMDGYIAIRGSENINELSDVPAEKMNMYTEHFNRPVHDQRVNHTKWVVMRYPNASMAQLAGMSTEAFEDFYFNVCTVDYNKMDRVMQPLVERMEKTEEVRIVGPGTDLSFSIKGMPAIKCAGKNNIPDGEVFTAPVRNSVNGVITYNTTSVYQGTTFENIRFVFQDGKIVEATSNQTQRINEILDTDEGARYIGEFSLGLNPDIHHPMNDTLFDEKINGSFHFTPGKAYQECDNGNRSAIHWDIVSIQRPDYGGGEIYFDGELIRKDGRFVTADLEPLNPENLRD, from the coding sequence ATGCGTGATCCCAGAATGACCAAGTTGGCGTACTTATTGGTAAACCATTCCATCGAAGTGAAAAAAGGAGACCGTGTTCTGATTGATATTTTTGGAGATGAGAGCAGGGAGTTGGCCCGTGCCTTGATTCCGGAGATCTATCAAGCAGGGGGATATCCTTTTTTTCAGTTAAATGATCATACCCTGTTAAGGACGCAATTACTGGGGACTACAATCGAGCATATGGACCAGATTGCCGGATATGCATACCAACAAATGAAGGAAATGGATGGTTATATCGCAATTCGGGGTAGTGAAAATATCAATGAGCTGTCCGATGTTCCGGCGGAAAAAATGAATATGTATACGGAACACTTTAACAGACCGGTTCATGATCAACGGGTTAATCACACCAAGTGGGTGGTCATGCGTTATCCCAATGCTTCCATGGCCCAGTTGGCAGGGATGAGCACGGAAGCCTTTGAGGATTTTTATTTCAACGTTTGTACAGTGGATTACAATAAAATGGATCGTGTGATGCAACCCTTGGTGGAACGAATGGAGAAAACGGAGGAAGTGCGCATCGTGGGTCCGGGTACTGACCTGTCTTTTTCCATTAAAGGGATGCCGGCTATCAAGTGTGCCGGGAAAAACAATATCCCTGACGGGGAAGTCTTTACAGCTCCTGTTCGCAATTCTGTCAACGGCGTGATCACCTATAATACAACCAGTGTTTATCAGGGGACGACTTTTGAAAACATACGGTTTGTGTTTCAAGATGGTAAAATCGTTGAAGCTACATCCAACCAGACCCAGCGGATCAATGAAATATTGGATACGGATGAGGGTGCCCGGTATATCGGGGAATTCAGCCTGGGACTTAATCCCGATATTCACCATCCGATGAATGATACCCTGTTTGATGAAAAGATCAACGGAAGCTTTCACTTTACACCGGGAAAAGCTTATCAAGAGTGTGATAATGGGAATCGATCCGCTATCCACTGGGACATCGTGTCGATTCAGCGCCCGGATTATGGTGGTGGGGAAATCTACTTTGACGGTGAGTTGATCCGGAAGGACGGTCGTTTTGTCACAGCCGACCTGGAACCGCTTAATCCGGAAAACTTAAGGGATTGA